In Macrobrachium rosenbergii isolate ZJJX-2024 chromosome 16, ASM4041242v1, whole genome shotgun sequence, a single genomic region encodes these proteins:
- the LOC136846891 gene encoding zinc finger MYM-type protein 1-like, whose translation MFCFACRHFAPPTYGNADEAFIKSGFRRWKKAHGKDGAIEKHISSQCHKTSCIAWADYQRNKADKTSIAQCISEAYQKKVRENRHYIKTLGEIILLTVTQDISQRGHREGDDELNPGNVPDEAKDVSKAEQLALVIRFYDEIANCIQECFISFTQMDLLDAASITDIILKSLDKLGLDYKSSLVGLGFDGASVMSGGISGVQKRIRDKAPFVYYIHCYGHRLNLVLINVAKYVPQAAEFFSLLEELYIFASNSVVHEKFILIQREMLPEEQVRELQHLSDTRWWCRATSCENALLVQQIAVKIVQIVKQA comes from the exons ATGTTCTGTTTTGCATGCAGGCACTTTGCTCCACCAACATATGGCAATGCAGATGAAGCATTCATAAAGAGTGGCTTTAGACGATGGAAGAAAGCACATGGAAAAGATGGTGCCATCGAAAAGCACATTTCCTCACAGTGCCACAAAACTTCTTGTATTGCATGGGCGGACTATCAACGAAATAAAGCTGATAAAACATCAATTGCTCAGTGTATAAGTGAGGCATACCAGAAGAAAGTTCGTGAAAATCGTCATTACATAAAGACATTAGGTGAAATAATcctgttgactgtaacacaagACATTTCGCAGAGAGGACATAGAGAAGGTGATGATGAACTGAATCCAGGAAATGTTC CTGATGAAGCCAAGGATGTTAGTAAGGCAGAGCAGTTGGCATTAGTtattagattttatgatgaaatagcaaattgtattcaggagtgcttcatttctttcactcaGATGGACTTGTTGGATGCTGCCTCTATCacagatattattttgaagagtttggATAAACTGGGGTTGGATTACAAATCTTCTCTTGTAGGATTAGGATTTGATGGGGCATCAGTGATGAGTGGAGGGATTAGTGGTGTTCAGAAACGAATTCGTGATAAAGCtccttttgtatattatatacactgctATGGACACAGGCTCAATTTAGTGTTGATAAATGTTGCAAAGTATGTACCCCAagctgctgaattctttagtttgcTTGAAGAACTCTATATCTTTGCTAGTAACTCGGTAGTtcatgagaaattcattttgatacagCGTGAAATGTTGCCTGAAGAACAAGTACGAGAACTGCAGCATCTCAGTGACACAAGGTGGTGGTGTCGGGCCACTTCGTGTGAAAATGCTCtactagtgcagcagattgctgtaaaaatcgttcagatagtgaaacaagcatga